Part of the Aureibacillus halotolerans genome, CTAATGACAATTTTCCCATAAGTGGAAAAGTCAAACATATATAGAGAGTTTAGAAGAAGAAATACGACGACTCATCCATCATATTGGTGCACCGGACAATAGATTCGGTATACTTTTTTGTTTGGAGTAGACTATTTAGGCTGTTATGGAGCAAAGAAAAATAAAGTTTTCACTCTTTACTATGTCACTCAACTTTCGCAGAGCAAAAAACACTTGTAATGTTTGCTGTGCCTGAGTTGAAGCAAGGTGAGATAGGTTAATTGCCATCTTGAAAACTTGTGTAAATACCTGTATTTTCAAAAGATCGTCTTTTAATAACGAAGCGGACTTCTACACCATAAATCATTTACCGCTTCGTCAAAACACTTCGCTTTCCGCGGGCACGGCTTCAGCTTCCTCGGAAAGCAAGCTTTCCTGCGGGATCTTCAGCTCGCGCTGTTCCCGCAGGAGTCTACGTATTTTGACTTCGCTAATGTTTTGTTTCTGCGGGGTTTGTTTTTATTTTGTCCCGGTCTCGTATAACGGAGAGAAAAACTTGTTTAGGCGTTTTACTTTTGCGAACAAGACAAGTAAGCGCATCGTTTCATGAAAAGTTGTATCAGCTATTGCAAATTGATGAAGCGGTGGACTCCTTTCGTAGAGACCTTGAACGCTGGCTGTGCTTGAGTGGAAGCAAGGTAAGATCCATTAATTCACTACTTCAAAACAACGCCTGCTGTATTCAGTAAATATAAAAGTGCCAATGCTCACAATCCTGTAATTCTAATAGATCCCCTCTTTCTTTGTAACGAAATGAACTCTAGTTAAATCACTAAATGAGTCCCTTTTCAATCCATATCACATCATTAAAAGATGCCAATAGCGAGACTCCCGCGGCAAAGACATCACGACGAAGTCTTTTTGAGTCGATGATGCACTTGAACCCCTTTAGGGTGAAAGCAAGCGTATGGTAGCTTGTATGTTTAAAAAGCAATCCCAACAATAAATTGTAGGTTTACTCAGTGATATCTAAGTGTGCCTGCCAGATGAAAGGTGCGAAAATGAATAATACCTACATTGTTTACGCAAAAGATAATTACCTTGTTCGTGAATACCCCGATGGTCGGATTGAGAAAGAACGAACAGTAGGTTCATGAAGAAGACATGGAGAGATGTTTGCTACTATAGAAAATGGTCATTTAATGAGTGAGGACAGATCCATGCCAAATTGGGGACTAGATTTGATACAATCAATAAAACAAAAATAGGGCTAGCCTAAGTCACAAAAATGACGTTTAGGGTAGCCCTATTTTATTTCTATATGTGGTCATGGTTTCGTATCAAATGAAGTTCGGTAGGGAAACACACTTTCATCGTTTTACCTTTATTCAAACGCACTCCCCATGTATTCTTTTAACTCAAGAATTAACTCCGGCAGCACGGCTTCTTGGTATCCCGCTACACGCAAATCACTCATCGTGCTTGCCACTTGCGAAAGCATGGGATGATGTAAGGCGTCCAGCTTTTTCAAGCGTTCGTCACTTACCTGGACTCCTGACAGCGAGTGACGATAGGACGCTTCATCCATCTTCCAAAAAGACACTTGCCCGGGATAGCGCTGAAAGAGGCGCTCTGCCATAAGCAGACCCTCTGGATCGCAGTCTCCTCCGTAAATCAGTTGTGTGCCGGTTGCCACGAGAAGATCCAACAGACGGAGCGCCGTGAGCTTAAACTGGCCATGTGTACAAACGAGGGGCGCTTCAGGTACTTCATCTAACAAACTGGCGCAAACGCCTGAATTTTCCACGATCCACACGTATGAACCATGAGCAGGACGCGCACTCGTGACGTTGTTTACTTCACGAAGAGGCATGTTCAGAACAGTATGTTGTTCACATGCCGCTGCCCACAATGGCGAAATGCCGTTGCTTGTGGAGGCTGTGATGTTTGCGACAGTGACAAAGTTGGCAATGTCATCCCGAACGAGGGAATGGGCACTTAGCACATCATTCATGTCTTCCGTGTTTGATGAACGGGATGGCGAAACGTCCAA contains:
- a CDS encoding TIGR02679 family protein, with product MLEEALIYFKSRPGYETLFSLFKKKMESLGRVGGSVPVTALTGDEQREVAAFFGMTAEELKQKRNVTLLSFEKKLQQTRFEGITLSALLEGYYGKAIISIKEAKQQKLLEQETQWQHWKALYPRLDFWFNRVLARAPDSYWIYRLQDEGRLNTWLPKLEKAVTMFPDEPTRLPVFSQKVTGDPHAFDPGNELGRLLIHVLQTNLDVSPSRSSNTEDMNDVLSAHSLVRDDIANFVTVANITASTSNGISPLWAAACEQHTVLNMPLREVNNVTSARPAHGSYVWIVENSGVCASLLDEVPEAPLVCTHGQFKLTALRLLDLLVATGTQLIYGGDCDPEGLLMAERLFQRYPGQVSFWKMDEASYRHSLSGVQVSDERLKKLDALHHPMLSQVASTMSDLRVAGYQEAVLPELILELKEYMGSAFE